From a region of the Deltaproteobacteria bacterium genome:
- a CDS encoding PAS domain S-box protein: protein MDSASTTEPASPDGAAASLAEQIIAQTAEAIVYANREGVIERWNAAAAAMFGFTASEAIGSSLDLIIPERLRVAHWRGFDAAMQSGKLRLSGHPTLTRGLSKSGAKLYVEMSFSLVRDEAGHVLGSVAVARDATERVALEKAQKAVKDAGTR, encoded by the coding sequence ATGGACTCAGCTTCGACCACGGAGCCTGCCAGCCCGGACGGCGCGGCAGCGTCGCTTGCCGAACAGATCATTGCGCAGACCGCCGAAGCGATCGTCTACGCGAACCGCGAAGGCGTGATCGAGCGCTGGAACGCAGCCGCCGCGGCGATGTTCGGCTTCACCGCGAGCGAGGCGATCGGCAGCAGCCTCGACTTGATCATCCCCGAGCGCCTGCGCGTCGCGCACTGGCGCGGCTTCGACGCCGCGATGCAGAGCGGCAAGCTGCGCCTGAGCGGCCACCCGACGCTGACGCGCGGGCTGAGCAAGTCGGGCGCCAAGCTCTACGTCGAGATGAGCTTCTCGCTCGTTCGCGACGAGGCAGGCCATGTGCTCGGCTCGGTCGCCGTCGCGCGCGACGCGACCGAACGCGTCGCGCTCGAGAAGGCGCAAAAGGCGGTGAAGGATGCCGGAACGCGGTGA
- the gnd gene encoding decarboxylating 6-phosphogluconate dehydrogenase, which translates to MQLGMIGMGRMGANMTRRLLRGGQEVVAYDVVPTAVDAIAREGATGVHSLDALVAALAPPRALWLMVPAALVDQTLADLVPKLAPGDVVIDGGNSFYRDDVDRAKRLAASGIHYVDCGTSGGVWGLERGYCLMIGGEAEVVRRLAPIFKTLAPGCGRLEPTAGRESRTSTAEEGYLHCGPSGAGHFVKMVHNGIEYGLMAAYAEGLNILRHADIGKHAHAADAETTPLRDPEYYQYDFDLAEITEVWRRGSVIASWLLDLTARAFASDPQLDGFSGHVSDSGEGRWTLDAAIDEAVPANVLAAALMERFASRGQAEFQDRVLSAMRYAFGGHHEKVKGH; encoded by the coding sequence ATGCAACTCGGGATGATCGGGATGGGACGGATGGGCGCCAACATGACCCGGCGCTTGCTGCGCGGCGGCCAGGAGGTGGTCGCGTACGATGTCGTGCCGACTGCGGTCGACGCGATCGCACGCGAGGGTGCGACCGGTGTGCATTCGCTCGACGCGCTCGTCGCGGCCCTCGCCCCGCCACGGGCGCTCTGGCTGATGGTGCCGGCGGCGCTCGTCGACCAGACGCTCGCCGACCTCGTCCCGAAGCTCGCGCCCGGCGACGTCGTGATCGACGGCGGCAACTCGTTCTACCGCGACGACGTCGACCGCGCGAAGCGGCTCGCGGCGAGCGGCATCCACTACGTCGACTGCGGCACGAGCGGCGGCGTCTGGGGGCTCGAGCGCGGCTACTGTCTCATGATCGGCGGCGAGGCGGAGGTCGTGCGGCGCCTCGCTCCGATCTTCAAGACGCTGGCGCCAGGGTGCGGACGGCTCGAGCCGACGGCGGGCCGCGAGTCGCGGACGTCGACCGCGGAGGAGGGGTACCTGCATTGCGGTCCGAGCGGCGCGGGTCACTTCGTGAAGATGGTGCACAACGGCATCGAATACGGCCTCATGGCGGCGTACGCCGAGGGACTGAACATTCTCCGCCATGCCGACATCGGGAAGCACGCGCATGCCGCCGACGCCGAGACGACGCCGCTCCGCGACCCGGAGTACTACCAGTACGATTTCGATCTCGCCGAGATCACCGAGGTGTGGCGGCGCGGCAGCGTGATCGCGTCCTGGCTGCTCGATCTGACCGCGCGCGCGTTCGCGAGCGACCCGCAGCTCGACGGCTTCTCCGGCCACGTCTCGGACTCCGGTGAGGGCCGCTGGACCCTCGACGCCGCGATCGACGAAGCGGTGCCGGCGAACGTCCTCGCGGCGGCGCTCATGGAGCGTTTCGCCTCGCGCGGCCAGGCCGAGTTCCAGGATCGTGTCCTCTCCGCGATGCGCTATGCCTTCGGTGGTCATCACGAGAAGGTGAAAGGCCACTGA
- the tsaA gene encoding tRNA (N6-threonylcarbamoyladenosine(37)-N6)-methyltransferase TrmO has product MTLELRIIGCARTPWTRREDAPHQPPAAADAKGVIEIAPEFREALADLEGFGRIWLLFHFHRSGGWGSKVRPPRGGPKRGLFATRAPDRPSPLGLTNVALESVDVARGEIHVLGLDLLDETPILDIKPYLPMFDAWPEAGHGWIEPYLAAGIEPKLKRPKRTTGGG; this is encoded by the coding sequence GTGACGCTCGAGCTCCGCATCATCGGCTGCGCCCGGACCCCCTGGACCCGCCGGGAGGACGCGCCGCACCAGCCGCCGGCGGCCGCCGATGCGAAGGGCGTCATCGAGATCGCGCCGGAGTTTCGCGAGGCGCTGGCCGACCTGGAGGGCTTCGGCCGGATCTGGCTGCTCTTCCATTTCCACCGCAGCGGCGGGTGGGGATCGAAGGTGCGGCCTCCGCGGGGCGGCCCCAAACGCGGCCTCTTCGCGACCCGCGCGCCCGACCGCCCGTCGCCGCTCGGCCTCACCAACGTGGCGCTCGAGTCGGTCGACGTCGCGCGCGGCGAGATCCACGTCCTCGGCCTCGACCTCCTCGACGAGACCCCGATCCTCGACATCAAGCCCTATCTGCCGATGTTCGACGCCTGGCCCGAAGCGGGCCACGGGTGGATCGAGCCGTACCTCGCCGCGGGGATCGAGCCGAAGCTCAAGCGACCGAAACGCACGACCGGAGGAGGGTGA